The following are encoded together in the Pan troglodytes isolate AG18354 chromosome 6, NHGRI_mPanTro3-v2.0_pri, whole genome shotgun sequence genome:
- the SMIM30 gene encoding small integral membrane protein 30 has translation MTSVSTQLSLVLMSLLLVLPVVEAVEAGDAIALLLGVVLSITGICACLGVYARKRNGQM, from the coding sequence ATGACCTCAGTTTCAACACAGTTGTCCTTAGTCCTCATGTCACTGCTTTTGGTGCTGCCTGTTGTGGAAGCAGTAGAAGCCGGTGATGCAATCGCCCTTTTGTTAGGTGTGGTTCTCAGCATTACAGGCATTTGTGCCTGCTTGGGGGTATATGCACGAAAAAGAAATGGACAGATGTGA